The DNA sequence gttttattttgttattaagTTTGTTTAGTATTAATATAATATCATTATTACTTGACTTAACATGTGGTTTCAAAATGTGTAGTCCAAGTCGTTGGATCGTGAGGCGACGATGACGGAGACCTTCAAGTATACCCACACGTTGAAGGACAACAAGGAGAGATTTGCTAATCAGCGGGCCACAGATCATTATGTGAGTAAACATCATGTGATATgccatttttaaattaactgCAACCCTAATCATAGAATGTGTTACACAGGACTCCTACACAAAAAGATTGGAGGCCGCAATCCAACAATCTCAGCGTACTGGAGACGACGGCAGCAACTCCGCCGCACCAGCCGTCGATCCTGATTGGGTTTGGCATAAAGTCACATCCGAGCCGTACAAAAATCGCGTGTATGGGCTCGGATTGTTCTTTGTTGACAACCTCCACACATCCATGTTGAGACTTTCATCCAAATCTACCACTAGTTGGCCCATCGATCCCGAGGACGACATCGATTTGCGGGAGCAGGTGCTGCTCCTCACCCGAAGCCTTCATCGACAAGCTCAGCAGCTGCAGGAGTTTGAGGAGATGTATCAGACAATCCTCTCACGCATGACAGACACAAATGACCTCAGCCTGGAGTAGAAGCGGGAGTTGGAGCGGCACATGGTACCGTACGAGGATCAGGTACGCGCTGGTGGTAGCGGCGCTGCTAGAGGGGCACAGACATCATCGCCTAGGCTGCCACCTCAGTAACAGGACCAGTGGAATGACAACGATGACGACGACTTTCAGTGAGTAAGATTTTTTTATACACTGATTAATTGTATCATATCCTCTGTTATTTGACTTTTCATTTTATTCTTGCACTTGATAATTTAACATATTTGACTTCTATTATTTAGAATTTAACTACCAAttgtacaaaaaaaaattaaaaaaaaaagaatttcacCGCTAATGTCATTAAAAAATCTTTAACAAAAATTGAACTTACCGTCGGATTCTCCCACAAAAATATTCGATGgtaaaaatgcaagaacaaaaCAGTTTGGCACCAAATTTACCGTCGAAAAAAATTAGTCGATAACTAGTACTAGATATTCGTaccttaaaaacaaaatatgtCACTAAATTTTTCGCAAGTTACTGGTGGACAACAAAATGCGACAGTAAATATTTACTGGCGAGATTTATACCATCGTATTAGAACTGACACAAAATTCGATGGTATTCAACATTTTTCTTACAGTGGTACTTACCTAAATATTAGAACAAGACTGCAAAGAGTAGTGATATGAAAAAAAGGTGGTGAAGGCGATAAAGATGATGATAAAGAGCATTGATGAAAAAGGATGGTAGTGTTGgatgaagaaagaaaagagaaactgTATATTTTAGTAAAGAGGGTTGTTGGagaaaaattattaaagaaTGGTATTTTACTTCGAAAGatgattttaaaactaaattgaACATTAGGATGAATTTAAATGTAAAAAAAggaataattttgatttttaagcTAAATCATAAAGGTAAAAAACATACCTTAGTGAAtgctaaataaaataattttagaccATTTGAActtaatatttttgttgtaaCGATGCTACGTGACAAGTTTTAGTAATTAAGTTTAATCGTATTGATTCAATAGGTTATTAATACAATAAAAATCAGTTGAAAAAAaacatacataaaaaaatttaaatttaattataaaaataatttgttgatctaatattttttattattttttaaaattgttaatttatatttagtgtatattttatatttaaatatgtattttatattaataattaatttaaacgaCTGATTTTAATGTAAATTTATCATgaatgattaaaaaataatgacaaTGATATGACGAATGTCCAATAATGTACGTATATACAGCCAATTCATCGATCATGGCTATTacatgcaaataaataaaagtcTGCAAAAACGATAGCACATAAAACTGACCAGTAGTGTTGTTTAAGCAACATGATTTTTTGTCCACAAGGTGAATGTCTAGTACTTTATCCTATTTTAATTTTGGGAAGAATAAATAGGTTAAAGGGTCCATTTCATAAGTATTTTGGCGGCAAAAATAGGGTATGAACGGTGTTAATAATTTCAGCCCTACCGTTGCTCTGATACATGGACAGGTTTCCTATGAACTCGCATTCTAATAATACTAAGTTAATAATAATCACTACATTAGattgaaaaatatatcaatatcaAAGTAGAAAAGGTTAATATGAATATACTTGGTTTGTACTCTTCTTAACCGTACCATATAAATCACAATCTTTTTCTCTCTAGTACAACTCACTATCTAAATTTGATCTTATACAAATTCCTCTAAGTATGTTGCTACAAACTCATTGCAAGTTGAGGCCACCACCAAATAAAGTCAGAAAAGGAAATTGCTCCTAAGATCCATTGAAATTATCATGACCCCTCACCATTCATGAACAAAACATTGCATCCTTGTGACAGCATGCATAGAGGATTGGGCTCCGTCATGCCATTCATGATTGTTCATTTTATTTGTTAATCTTGTATCTTttaggtgttttttttttaattctaaatagtgtaaaaaaaaaaacaaaaatgaaaagcataaacaaatttaaaaaattaaaataaatatttcattATCAAATCTGAATGGCCACTCGATACCACACTACTAAGTTAGACTTATATTTGTCTACTTACCAAACCAATTTGGATTACTCGACCTATTTAAGCAAGTGTCGGAAGCTCCGATCCGCGATGGATTAATCGTTAACCTATCCGGCTAGATTAAACTTGCCTTGCTATGAAATGTTGTACTTGTTTGGTGTTAACCATAGAAAATGACAAGCCAAAAAATCATTTATTTGATCCAGCCTAAGATCCTCACAGGATCAAATTGGGATTTGGGATCTCCCAAACTAATAAACACAAAGATCACAACAATGTTTTCAGTTTTTCACAGCTCAGTGCCACTCAGacagaagaaaaagagaatcctTTTCCTACCCAAAATTTCTACCAACAACTTGacatgttttttatttttttatttttttcactaaATACCAATAGGCCTTTTACTTTTTCTAATCACTTGTCCCTTCCACAAACACACATAGAGGCTTGCGGCCATACCTGCCTCTCGTGATTTACTTTCTGAAGCAATTACTGCCTTTGCACAATTGTGCCCTCCATTCCAATTTACGAGAATATGAGAAGAAAacatttatataaataaattaataatgcaTAATAGTTCTCTTAATGTAACCATTATCATGGATTATATCTGTGGTGCAAGTTGAGCATCCAAACAAAATGAGTGTCTcaagtaaaaaagaaaaagaggttgCTGAGTTTCACGGACTAGTTAAAAAGAAAACTAGTATATAGATTCCTTGATTTGTTCAGTGTTACTCTCTGACAATAGCACCTACACCTTAATAATAGGGTATCTCTTCTTCCCACTTACCAAACACCCATCACATTCACGGGCTACAACAAAACAACGTTTTATTACTTATTACCACTCCACTCAAATGCTTcctcaattttttaattaattaatattcgTCTGCTCTGTGATCCACTCCAGCATGTTATatcaatattatatatatacatagcTCATGATATTCATAACTAGTGTACCCTTGTTTGGCTATTCCATAATGGGAATGGCTCTTTCGGAAAACAGAGCACACAAGGTCTCTGTTTTGCTCTGTTTCGTGGCTCTGTTCTTCAGCTCCCATGGAGTTGGGGCACAGAATTCTCCGGTGTTCGCCTGCGATGTGGCCAAGAACCCTGTATTGGCGGGGTACGGCTTCTGCAACAAGTCCCTGAGCGTGAGTGCCAGGGTGGCTGACCTTGTTGGAAGGTTGACATTGCAGGAGAAGATCGGCAACTTGGTCAACACGGCTTCCGACGTGAGCCGCCTCGGCATTCCCAAGTATGAGTGGTGGTCTGAGGCTCTTCATGGAGTCTCTAACGTCGGTCCGGGGACTCGCTTTTCTAGTGTGGTCCCTGCTGCAACTAGTTTTCCTATGCCTATCACCATTGCTGCTTCTTTCAACTCCACTCTCTTTGAAACCATTGGCAGGGTGAGACACTTTTATAATTGTCATCAAATCACTTATTCTAAATAACGTGAATaatcatatctctaatactcttTTCAAATAAGAATCTCTTTTGAATTTGCTTGAtttttgcataatttttttattgttttatgctatttttttaGATATAGACCTCTGATACCATGTCATAAAATTACTCATCCTAAAAATGTAAGGTAATAGAAGGAGACAACATGAATGGTTGTCTCTCTAATAATAATCATGTTAAAAATACAATGCACATTGATTAAATGGTGTTTTATGTATGACCATAGGTGGTTTCAACAGAAGCCAGAGCAATGCACAATGTAGGGTTGGCTGGTTTGACATATTGGTCACCTAACATTAACATATTTAGGGATCCAAGATGGGGAAGAGGCCAAGAAACACCAGGGGAAGACCCTTTGCTCACCAGCAAATATGCTGCCGGTTATGTTAGAGGCTTGCAACAAACCGACGACGGCGGCGGAGATAGGCTCAAGGTTGCTGCTTGTTGCAAACACTACACAGCTTATGATGTTGATAACTGGAAAGGAATCCAGCGTTACACTTTCAATGCTGTGGTGTCCCAGCAAGATTTGGATGATACATACAACCCACCGTTCAAGAGCTGTGTGATTGATGGCAATGTTGCAAGTGTCATGTGTTCTTATAATCAAGTTAATGGCAAGCCAACTTGTGCAGACCCTGACCTTCTTAAAGGGGTTATTCGTGACAAGTGGAAATTAAATGGGTAGGTAAAATTAGGCAACATTTTCAGTTCTTTGTATTTTAATGCTGTCTTTATAGTAAATATGAACATGCTACATAATGTGACTGCAGATATATAGTTTCTGATTGTGACTCAGTAGatgtgtttttcaaaaatcagCACTACACTAAGACTCCTGAAGAAGCTGCAGCCAAATCCATCCTAGCAGGTTAACACTTCTGACAATAGCTATAAAATTACATATTCATAGGCATCTCTTAGATTTAAATTGAGTATGTTGTTTTTGCAGGACTAGATTTGAACTGTGGTAATTTTCTTGGGAGATACACGGAAGGTGCTGTGAAACAAGGTCTTGTAGATGAAGCATCAGTTACCAATGCTGTCTCCAACAATTTTGCCACATTGATGCGCCTTGGGTTCTTTGATGGTGATCCAAGCAAGCAAGCATATGGAAACCTTGGTCCAAAAGATGTCTGCACCGCCGCGAACCAAGAGCTTGCTCGCGAGGCTGCAAGACAAGGGATTGTGTTGcttaaaaacaacaaagggTCGCTCCCTCTTAATGCCAAAGCCATTAAATCATTGGCAGTTATTGGTCCCAATGCTAATGTGACAAGAACCATGATTGGAAACTATGAAGGCATTCCATGCAAATACACATCACCTTTGCAAGGGCTAACGGCCTTAGTCCCTACAAGTTATGCTCCGGGATGTCCAGACGTGCAATGCGCAAATGCGGTGCTAGACGATGCGAAAACAGTTGCAGCCTCTGCAGATGCAACGGTTATTATAGTTGGAGCAAACCTGGCAATAGAGGCTGAGAGTCTTGACAGGATCAACATCCTTCTTCCGGGACAGCAACAACTTTTGGTGAGTGAAGTTGCCACTGTCTCCAAGGGACCTGTGATTCTTGTCATAATGTCTGGAGGAGGCATGGATGTTTCTTTTGCCAAAACCAATGACAAAATCTCCAGCATCTTGTGGGTTGGATATCCCGGCCAAGCCGGTGGCGCTGCTATAGCTGATGTCATCTTTGGATTCCATAATCCAAGTAAGTTTTCACTATTTTCTGCTAAGAAATGCTAATAGACCgtcagaatttattatttttttagtctagTAATTCAACGACATATTCTATCCCATACTTTTAAACATTGATGGTTAACTAatggacaaaaataataaattcgaaTAGTCCTCTAGCATTCTTCGTTTCTATTTTCAGGAATTTGAGATTGAAATGTTGGTGTTAATATTGTTGATGCAGGTGGAAGGCTACCTATGACATGGTATCCACAATCATATGTGGATAAAGTTCCAATGACCAATATGAACATGAGGCCTGATCCTGCAACAGGCTACCCAGGTAGAACATACAGATTTTACAAAGGAGAAACAGTTTTCGCCTTCGGAGACGGATTAAGCTACTCGAATATTCAACACAGGTTAGTTAAGGCACCACAACTAGCATCTATTCCCTTAGCAGACAACCATGTATGTCGTTCTTCGGATTGTAAATCGGTTGAAGTTAGTGATGAGCATTGTAAAGAGTTGGTTTTGGATATTCACCTTGGTGTGAAGAACATGGGAAAAATGAGCAGCGGCCATACAGTGTTCTTGTTCTCTACACCTCCTGCAGTGCACAATGCACCTCAGAAACATTTGTTGGGATTTCAGAAAGTTCAGTTGGCAGGAAGATCAGAAGCATTGGTTACATTTAAGGTAGATGTTTGCAAAGATTTGAGTGTTGTTGATGAAGTTGGCAACAGGAAAGTCCCCTTGGGACAACACCTTCTCCATGTTGGAAACTTGAAGCATCCTTTGCGTGTCAGGATTTGAAACAATACTTCAAACCatctacatttttttttttttctcattggCTTCCTTACAAGAATTTTTTAAGGGGGCAAAAAAATAAGCTTAAGATAATTGTAACAAATTTATCTGGATTTTCTCTTATTCAAATAAGTGAAATCAGGATCAATTGTATAAGCAGTGACcacattattatttttgtgcttaatttataGTATCTTTTAAAAGATTATAACTGTGGTTGTATGTACATGAAAAAAAACAACATTTTCAGTAAAAAAATGGTAAATCAAATGTTTAActagtctaaattaatattattttttatagagaATGACTACAATATTCTTATTGTAgaaaatgattaaaatactcCTATTAGACCAGTTTAACATTTGATTCATCATTTTTTCGCTCAAATCAATTTGTCTAGTCTAATTTTGATAAAAGAGCAACGCTAGGGAACCAAAAGGGTATTAGCCAAAAACCAGCCAAAATACTTTTGGTGAATTCAAAATCTATACGAGTTAATATATGTGGATATTTCTTCTGCTAAGTATCataatgtttctttttcatacgaaatggatgttcttttatatatttttcgtatttttttgtattgcaaatgtgaatgtctctatttctttaaaaattttattttttttaaaatttatagatatttaattatttttactaaaatataattagatgttttttttgttaagtattaggatgttttttttttcatattaaatgaatgt is a window from the Arachis stenosperma cultivar V10309 chromosome 3, arast.V10309.gnm1.PFL2, whole genome shotgun sequence genome containing:
- the LOC130970724 gene encoding beta-xylosidase/alpha-L-arabinofuranosidase 2, yielding MIFITSVPLFGYSIMGMALSENRAHKVSVLLCFVALFFSSHGVGAQNSPVFACDVAKNPVLAGYGFCNKSLSVSARVADLVGRLTLQEKIGNLVNTASDVSRLGIPKYEWWSEALHGVSNVGPGTRFSSVVPAATSFPMPITIAASFNSTLFETIGRVVSTEARAMHNVGLAGLTYWSPNINIFRDPRWGRGQETPGEDPLLTSKYAAGYVRGLQQTDDGGGDRLKVAACCKHYTAYDVDNWKGIQRYTFNAVVSQQDLDDTYNPPFKSCVIDGNVASVMCSYNQVNGKPTCADPDLLKGVIRDKWKLNGYIVSDCDSVDVFFKNQHYTKTPEEAAAKSILAGLDLNCGNFLGRYTEGAVKQGLVDEASVTNAVSNNFATLMRLGFFDGDPSKQAYGNLGPKDVCTAANQELAREAARQGIVLLKNNKGSLPLNAKAIKSLAVIGPNANVTRTMIGNYEGIPCKYTSPLQGLTALVPTSYAPGCPDVQCANAVLDDAKTVAASADATVIIVGANLAIEAESLDRINILLPGQQQLLVSEVATVSKGPVILVIMSGGGMDVSFAKTNDKISSILWVGYPGQAGGAAIADVIFGFHNPSGRLPMTWYPQSYVDKVPMTNMNMRPDPATGYPGRTYRFYKGETVFAFGDGLSYSNIQHRLVKAPQLASIPLADNHVCRSSDCKSVEVSDEHCKELVLDIHLGVKNMGKMSSGHTVFLFSTPPAVHNAPQKHLLGFQKVQLAGRSEALVTFKVDVCKDLSVVDEVGNRKVPLGQHLLHVGNLKHPLRVRI